In Acidianus brierleyi, one genomic interval encodes:
- a CDS encoding DEAD/DEAH box helicase: MAVKIPTEDEIRLYQAILKYEVDKFKKNKDFATTFLDANELNNIISNLNLNNGNQLLTGLINNKMIINLCGKYRTAHMALLAKAAHVRAYKNDSPYALEYDIELKEEPFPDFEAHSFNEILKIIQDKLDRDGVSKNDVILIMKIIKRILNEYDPKIKSISSYQLYIIEQILSTDYKYIPLVAPTASGKTLAFTLPGLVYLLESVIRGEEPINIVFVYPRKALAKDQIFRLLKYVSIINDELKKYNKMVTIALEDGDTPKAYEIRNGDAYRGLKCVKCGGDLIYNNRIIECKKCGHKYDYLIATREDIHKEYSNILVTNLWILYRRLLNRETVQSFKNIRYIVFDEIHAYDGIYTQHLKFILRLLESLKNLTKKDYIDKIIFSSATIPDYKNFLTKIACCENENCIPEILSLEDYYKNQHLGNKKERIILYEFLFPNIERGVETLTEDVTQLALTWLKEYNRKGILFADSVSGVDTLYKYFWNTILGGRQGREIRDHLCYKDPKNLCCKDEYYWPFLAAYSKICGDDDELRNFAENMKNGIDEHYSLLSPEKRSEIEESFKKDKTKLLLFSTSTLELGIDIGDVALVIQHKLPLSKESFIQRIGRAGRNENSYRIATGILTLQSTPYASLYIYNDDLRNTLTNLNSKLRFITINSMNIEITLQHIFSYILLKWAVNGISTCVGDVNKYDECKDIARQLISQSINALASEDTTKELKKQLCLDLSDEDLKRTLKDTLTQLNNDMEIIINNENNDMEISQKIDEYINNTLNSISEAANFIEEQNTDELKIFDKKEIIYILNKSFEIVKEIQDSLYSGTASNNSLKSLIQNLNIKLKNLENFNKKLDNIKISNSSNNLLDMINEKEKSDLLSNIQSSVEKALKNTGDLVKIINVALDKGYEKYLRLIGFISSFNKTLITQSNYVDVFSLLDKIFANYVFFSLLMLPPSPNINLLVDVDESDNDE, encoded by the coding sequence ATGGCTGTCAAAATACCTACTGAAGATGAAATTAGACTATATCAAGCGATTTTAAAGTATGAGGTTGATAAATTTAAGAAAAATAAAGACTTTGCTACAACTTTTCTTGATGCCAACGAGTTAAATAATATTATATCAAATTTAAATTTAAATAATGGAAATCAATTACTTACAGGATTGATAAATAATAAAATGATTATAAATTTATGTGGTAAATATAGGACAGCCCATATGGCTCTTCTAGCAAAGGCCGCTCATGTAAGAGCTTATAAAAACGATTCGCCTTACGCTTTAGAATATGATATTGAGTTAAAAGAAGAACCATTTCCAGATTTTGAAGCGCATAGTTTTAATGAAATACTTAAAATTATTCAAGATAAATTAGACAGAGATGGAGTATCCAAAAATGATGTTATCCTTATAATGAAAATTATTAAGAGAATATTAAACGAATATGATCCTAAAATAAAAAGTATATCGAGTTATCAATTGTATATAATTGAGCAAATTCTCTCTACTGATTATAAGTATATACCATTAGTAGCTCCTACTGCTAGTGGAAAGACATTAGCATTTACTTTACCTGGGCTTGTATATTTGTTAGAAAGCGTAATTAGAGGAGAAGAACCAATCAATATAGTATTTGTATATCCAAGAAAGGCTTTGGCAAAAGATCAAATCTTTAGACTTCTTAAATATGTTTCTATAATTAACGATGAATTAAAAAAATATAATAAAATGGTTACAATTGCATTAGAAGATGGAGATACACCAAAGGCATATGAAATAAGAAACGGTGATGCGTATAGAGGACTAAAATGTGTAAAATGCGGAGGAGATCTCATATATAATAATAGGATAATAGAATGTAAAAAGTGTGGGCATAAATACGATTACCTTATTGCAACTAGAGAAGATATCCATAAAGAGTACTCAAATATTTTAGTTACTAATTTATGGATACTCTATAGGAGACTTCTCAATAGAGAAACAGTACAGAGTTTTAAAAACATTAGGTACATCGTGTTTGATGAAATTCATGCCTACGACGGTATATATACTCAACACTTGAAATTTATCTTAAGATTACTTGAGTCATTGAAGAATCTTACAAAAAAAGATTATATTGATAAAATAATATTTTCATCTGCAACTATTCCAGATTATAAAAATTTCCTAACTAAAATAGCTTGCTGTGAGAATGAAAATTGCATACCAGAAATTTTATCATTAGAAGATTATTATAAAAATCAGCATTTAGGAAATAAAAAGGAGAGAATAATATTATACGAATTTCTTTTTCCTAACATAGAAAGAGGAGTTGAAACACTAACTGAGGATGTAACTCAGTTGGCATTAACTTGGCTTAAGGAGTACAATCGCAAAGGTATACTATTTGCTGATAGCGTGTCGGGAGTAGATACTCTCTACAAATATTTTTGGAATACGATTCTAGGAGGAAGACAAGGTAGAGAAATAAGGGATCATCTTTGTTACAAAGATCCTAAAAATTTATGTTGTAAAGACGAGTACTATTGGCCTTTCCTAGCAGCCTATAGCAAGATATGTGGAGACGACGACGAACTGAGAAATTTCGCCGAGAATATGAAAAATGGAATAGATGAACATTATTCTCTCTTGTCTCCTGAAAAAAGATCAGAAATAGAAGAAAGCTTCAAGAAAGATAAAACAAAATTACTTCTATTTTCTACATCTACATTGGAGTTAGGTATCGATATAGGAGATGTAGCATTAGTAATTCAACATAAATTGCCATTGTCAAAAGAGAGTTTTATTCAAAGAATAGGAAGAGCGGGAAGGAACGAAAATAGTTACAGAATAGCTACTGGTATATTAACATTACAATCTACACCTTATGCGTCACTATATATCTATAACGACGATCTCAGAAATACATTAACTAACCTAAATTCAAAATTACGTTTCATTACAATTAATTCTATGAATATTGAAATTACACTACAGCATATCTTTTCATACATTCTTTTAAAATGGGCAGTTAATGGTATTAGTACTTGTGTAGGTGATGTAAATAAATATGATGAGTGCAAAGATATAGCTAGGCAATTAATCTCTCAATCTATTAATGCCTTGGCTTCAGAAGATACTACGAAAGAATTGAAGAAGCAACTATGCCTAGACCTTTCGGACGAAGATCTAAAACGGACCTTAAAAGATACTTTAACGCAGCTTAATAATGATATGGAAATTATTATTAACAATGAAAATAATGATATGGAAATTAGTCAGAAAATAGACGAATACATAAATAATACTCTCAATTCAATATCAGAAGCAGCAAATTTTATAGAAGAACAAAATACTGATGAACTCAAGATATTTGATAAGAAAGAAATTATTTATATATTAAATAAAAGCTTTGAAATAGTAAAAGAAATTCAAGATAGCTTATATTCTGGTACAGCTAGTAATAATAGTCTTAAATCTCTTATACAAAACTTAAACATAAAATTGAAAAATCTTGAGAATTTTAATAAAAAATTAGATAACATAAAAATATCCAATTCCTCAAATAATCTGCTAGATATGATCAATGAAAAAGAAAAAAGTGATCTTCTATCAAATATACAAAGTAGCGTTGAAAAAGCCCTTAAGAATACTGGAGATTTAGTTAAAATAATTAATGTTGCATTAGATAAAGGTTATGAGAAGTATTTAAGATTAATAGGATTTATCTCTAGTTTTAATAAAACATTGATTACGCAATCAAACTATGTAGATGTGTTTTCACTTTTAGATAAGATATTTGCAAATTATGTTTTCTTTAGTTTATTAATGCTCCCACCTTCGCCAAATATTAACTTACTTGTAGACGTAGACGAGAGTGATAATGATGAGTGA
- a CDS encoding IS5 family transposase, translated as MEKKNTRDWSKYDENVVTRYKLMFPFYVFEHWWELLQEENRYAKTKYKAPKEFNDFLAFLHLFLPYRAIEGVLSALAEMKIIPTSLDYSTIWERVRNMNINFPEASDELEVIADGTGISTTRGGQYVVVKWGKRRDSKFLKIEVVMEKDEFKIVSAEVTSNEAESASNTVKDLKEKGKEVKRFYGDKAYDTNEIYNLGVDVVVPPRKDASTRRGHPARRKAVREFKKLGYERWRDEKGYGNRWLVESLFSAVKRTFGESVRATSFAGQVVEAKLKFWAYAWMMYMANLVVGRAKGFEVKK; from the coding sequence ATGGAAAAGAAGAACACTAGGGATTGGAGCAAGTACGATGAGAACGTGGTAACTAGATACAAGCTAATGTTCCCCTTCTACGTCTTCGAACACTGGTGGGAATTACTCCAGGAAGAGAACAGGTATGCTAAGACCAAGTACAAGGCACCAAAGGAGTTCAACGACTTCCTAGCATTCCTACACTTATTCTTACCTTACAGAGCAATAGAAGGAGTACTAAGCGCACTAGCAGAAATGAAGATAATCCCAACAAGCCTAGATTATTCAACAATATGGGAAAGGGTAAGAAACATGAATATTAATTTCCCTGAAGCGAGTGACGAACTTGAAGTAATAGCTGATGGTACTGGAATAAGCACAACAAGGGGAGGACAATACGTAGTAGTAAAGTGGGGCAAAAGGAGGGATTCAAAATTCCTTAAGATTGAAGTAGTTATGGAGAAGGACGAGTTCAAGATAGTAAGCGCTGAGGTGACGAGTAATGAGGCCGAATCTGCTTCAAATACTGTAAAGGACTTGAAGGAAAAGGGTAAGGAAGTTAAGAGGTTCTATGGCGATAAGGCTTATGATACTAACGAGATTTATAATCTTGGTGTTGATGTTGTTGTTCCTCCTAGGAAAGACGCTTCTACTAGGCGTGGTCATCCTGCTAGGCGTAAGGCTGTGCGCGAGTTCAAGAAGTTGGGTTATGAACGTTGGCGGGATGAGAAGGGTTATGGTAATAGGTGGTTGGTTGAATCCTTGTTCTCAGCGGTTAAGCGTACTTTTGGTGAGTCTGTTAGGGCTACGAGTTTTGCTGGTCAAGTTGTTGAGGCTAAGCTCAAGTTTTGGGCTTATGCTTGGATGATGTACATGGCTAACCTTGTTGTTGGTCGAGCTAAGGGCTTTGAGGTCAAGAAGTAG
- a CDS encoding serine/threonine-protein kinase, whose product MIFHPRYLYGNPFFLFSSIVAIISGILIIKDEEKKGLGLLSLGIIINVIMATDKNYMRISFLDPIFLTISFITWRIGNERPKLQTSQTVYYQPPIGYTTELKKTTFIFRGLPKNCAPTLEVCGIKYTPNIEYQGDYILELTFECSWRARKVKCNGKTYKPNKESGFAKLEDSIIINYYEDVTITQTTNKIKNTQNPPNSSSVPQCWINNKLSIYKIDGIIGEGGTGYVLKGNYSSKEVAIKVLKIQGNPQEYFNNLLQEASNLINLSNHPHIVKIFAINNLDKFIIDEIIKGNKSLYINNPPMIAMELMRGSLYDLLKEDAFFYSVRWRKNIFRAVHQIAEALDYMHSKGYVHMDVKPQNIFINKIPSDPSELDYVEFKLGDLGSAVRIGEKVRQLTLEYSPPEALIGKANPSFDVFALGMTLYVLLNRKNDRPDLKEMDESFNGDYSKIAISREKLNKWSENKDDVIRGALQMKYSIKYFMSRLSSS is encoded by the coding sequence ATGATCTTCCATCCAAGGTACCTTTACGGTAATCCATTCTTTCTTTTTTCTTCTATAGTGGCAATAATTTCAGGAATATTAATAATCAAAGACGAGGAGAAAAAAGGTTTAGGGTTACTTTCCCTTGGAATTATAATAAACGTAATTATGGCTACTGATAAGAATTACATGAGAATCTCATTTTTAGATCCAATATTCCTAACCATTTCGTTTATTACTTGGAGAATTGGAAATGAGAGACCGAAACTTCAAACTTCTCAGACTGTATATTATCAACCGCCAATAGGTTACACTACAGAATTGAAGAAGACAACTTTCATTTTTAGGGGATTACCTAAGAATTGTGCGCCTACGTTAGAAGTATGCGGAATAAAATATACACCAAACATAGAATATCAAGGCGATTATATTCTTGAATTAACTTTTGAGTGCTCTTGGAGAGCTAGAAAAGTAAAATGTAATGGAAAAACCTACAAGCCAAATAAAGAAAGCGGTTTCGCTAAATTAGAGGATAGTATAATTATAAATTACTACGAGGATGTTACAATAACGCAAACTACAAATAAAATTAAAAACACTCAAAATCCACCAAACTCCTCATCGGTCCCTCAATGTTGGATAAACAATAAATTATCAATTTATAAAATAGATGGAATTATAGGCGAAGGAGGAACAGGTTATGTACTTAAGGGTAATTATTCTTCAAAAGAAGTGGCCATTAAAGTTTTAAAAATTCAAGGGAATCCTCAAGAGTACTTTAATAACTTATTGCAGGAAGCATCGAACTTGATAAACCTTTCGAATCATCCGCATATAGTAAAAATTTTCGCAATTAATAATTTAGATAAGTTCATTATCGACGAGATAATTAAGGGAAATAAATCACTATATATAAATAATCCTCCAATGATAGCAATGGAGTTGATGAGAGGCTCACTTTACGACCTACTTAAGGAAGATGCTTTCTTTTACTCAGTTAGATGGAGGAAAAACATATTTAGAGCAGTTCACCAAATTGCTGAGGCGTTAGATTACATGCACTCGAAAGGTTACGTCCATATGGACGTAAAACCTCAGAACATATTCATTAATAAAATTCCTTCAGACCCCTCAGAATTAGATTATGTAGAATTCAAACTCGGAGATTTGGGTAGTGCAGTTAGAATAGGAGAGAAAGTCAGACAGTTAACCTTAGAATATTCACCTCCAGAGGCGTTAATAGGAAAAGCTAATCCTTCTTTCGACGTTTTCGCTTTGGGTATGACATTGTACGTATTGCTCAATAGAAAAAATGATAGACCAGACCTAAAAGAAATGGATGAATCCTTCAATGGAGACTATTCAAAAATAGCAATTTCCAGAGAGAAGCTAAACAAATGGAGTGAAAATAAAGACGATGTAATAAGAGGAGCACTGCAAATGAAATATAGTATCAAATATTTCATGAGTAGATTATCATCAAGTTAA